In Diachasmimorpha longicaudata isolate KC_UGA_2023 unplaced genomic scaffold, iyDiaLong2 ctg00000103.1, whole genome shotgun sequence, the following are encoded in one genomic region:
- the LOC135171778 gene encoding uncharacterized protein LOC135171778, producing the protein MAPTLEEQRERRTTLTRERAQIKSRITKLKNHLEKSGSYADPQYVDRNLSKIKQDLETLPEIQAALTALEPGIDHTEATETITDDFEDLMVMIRRFKDPNRDSNAQTSQQRETRSAAGSPHLANHDYYLSLPKMEVKRFDGKLENWRPWRDWFIPTIHNRDTLTDAQRLDFMKRTTSGEAANTISAFAITDENYKAAWKLLESTYDIEHVLVLHHYDRLMQTPVMKKNSAEEIRKLVNHVQTQVLAMKGLGEKVEHWDTPLVYTLLNRLDKETAKEWNRTQQGNKMPTYEELMNFLRKEAVKVTSMTPTGAIPSISSNSNAQKQKNGNYKAHGQKAYSLLTSTADKSCPLCKEQHMLENCRKFITLTVPERIQAARSTHLCLNCLRPNHKTRYCKCSTCATCQKKHNTLLHLAEADLGAIKSPSA; encoded by the coding sequence ATGGCTCCGACACTAGAAGAGCAAAGAGAGCGACGAACCACTCTCACTCGTGAACGAGCTCAAATCAAGAGCAGAATcaccaaattgaaaaatcacctggaaaaatcggggaGTTACGCAGATCCCCAATACGTTGATCGAAATctttctaaaattaaacaagaCCTTGAGACGTTACCTGAGATCCAAGCTGCCCTAACGGCACTTGAGCCTGGAATCGATCATACAGAAGCCACGGAAACCATCACAGATGATTTTGAAGACCTAATGGTAATGATTCGGCGATTCAAAGATCCAAATCGCGATAGCAACGCTCAAACAAGTCAACAAAGAGAAACTCGATCAGCTGCTGGTTCACCACATTTAGCCAATCACGATTATTACTTGTCATTACCAAAGATGGAAGTGAAGAGATTCGAtgggaaattggaaaattggagaCCCTGGAGAGATTGGTTCATACCAACGATTCACAATCGTGATACGTTGACAGATGCACAACGTCTCGATTTTATGAAACGCACAACCTCGGGAGAAGCTGCAAATACAATTAGCGCCTTTGCGATAACCGATGAGAATTACAAAGCAGCCTGGAAGCTACTCGAGTCAACATATGACATTGAACACGTTCTTGTTCTTCACCATTATGATCGTCTGATGCAAACACctgtaatgaagaaaaattcagcGGAAGAAATCAGAAAACTGGTTAATCACGTTCAAACACAGGTCCTAGCCATGAAGGGACTTGGAGAAAAGGTCGAGCATTGGGATACTCCATTGGTCTACACGCTTCTCAACCGATTGGATAAGGAGACTGCCAAGGAATGGAACAGAACTCAACAAGGCAATAAAATGCCCACATATGAAGAATTGATGAACTTCTTGAGGAAAGAAGCCGTGAAAGTCACGTCTATGACTCCAACAGGGGCAATCCCGAGCATCTCCTCAAATTCCAATGCACAAAAACAAAAGAATGGAAATTATAAGGCTCACGGTCAAAAGGCATACTCTCTCTTGACCTCAACGGCCGACAAATCCTGCCCCTTGTGTAAGGAGCAGCACATGCTAGAGAATTGTAGAAAATTCATTACACTGACGGTTCCCGAACGGATTCAAGCAGCCCGTAGTACTCATTTATGCCTCAACTGCTTGAGACCCAATCATAAAACTCGGTACTGCAAATGCTCAACATGTGCTACCTGCCAGAAGAAACACAATACTCTTCTGCACCTCGCCGAGGCAGACCTGGGTGCCATAAAGTCGCCGTCGGCATGA